The Aspergillus fumigatus Af293 chromosome 7, whole genome shotgun sequence genome includes the window ACCCGCACAGACATCAGCGTCTTGCGCACCCGGAGAGGCcacgacgaggaggaagatcacGTCGACTCGCCGACGCGCGACGGGTCAACAGACAACATCGTCCAACCGGGCGTCGAATTGGCCCCCATGGGCAAGGTGTTCCAGCACACCACGATCGAAATCACCCACGAACCCGCATATCCCGAGGCCGAAGGGAGCGACCGATCCAGCAAAGACTCGCTGCAACGCCCCGTCAAGAGCCATGACAATGCATCCCGGATGTGGGGTCGGTAGTACATGTTTCTGTCGTGCTCCGTCTATAATGCGCCTCCTCCCATCTAGATACACACGAATGTCCACATATACGTTCCTTGTCACTTCTATATTATACCACTACCTTtatctcatcatcttcttggcTCCCTGACTCTGTACGAAACTTTTAGTGATGCCCTATCCATCTACTCAGCATTTTTTATCCCGATTTCTCCGCTGAGCGGGGCATTGCCCTCGACTCCAGCGACGGTGGCTCCTTGTACATTCTATACCATGTTCGCATCGCTTTCcacttcttttttttttggctcTTGTTTCGGGGCCGAAATACCCATTTGATAACTTGATGATTGGTGACGATCTTTCTTATCGGATGAGCTCAGCTGTCGGGCTTTGGCCAATGCTACGACGGGACTTGACCTACTCTTCTCATACTATATAATCAAAACCACTATTAATTGAATTCGTGCGTGTGTGCcgtaaaaaaaaaaaataagcTAGGATACGGGGGTAGAAGTGCCTCGTATTCGAACTGTTAGCTACCGAAGGGATACCACTTGTGAATGAGGATAGCGCTTATTATCCGCAGGGGGTCACAAGCTGAGGATAACTCAAATTCGTAGGCAGATAACCATTGCAGAGGCCATTGCAAGGTTCGCGACATGATGGCGTCGCCGGTATGGTGGGGGAAGAGGTAGTGGAATTGACGGTGATGGAGATGTAATTTCTGCAGTAGAGTTGACCACGCCTGTATAAAGTGTCGAAGGTACGACAAGCCCAAACAGGCGTGCAATCATTGAATATCGCCAATCGCCGAGTTGAAGGGAGATAGGGAGGATGGAGTGTGGAGTGATCCTCTATGCTGCGCTCCCACTGCTGTATGGGTAGTCCAGGTATACATATCTCTCGGCGATGGCTGTGCGAGTCGTGACTGCGACCTACAATATGCGCTTTATTCTCTAGGTCCCCCTCAGGTTCAGATTGGCGTGTTCTAGGTCCGTCACATACAAATGTGACTCCAACCCGCTCAAGCTGGGCCCGGAGAGCCCGGTATAAACCCAGGCTACATGTGCTGACTCGGAAGCTTCTCGCGCGACCTTTCTCAAAGACGGAGCTGCGTCGGACCTAGTCCATGAAGCTGCAGTAGGCCGTTTCTTAAACCCGAGAGCTGGCTGCGCAGGGCAGGGGATAGAACTGGTGGACTTTCCTGGCTACTGATATGGATGGCTAAATGCCTGGGGCGTTGATTGGTATTTTGCCACCGGGGAAGGCGAGCGATGTGTCATCTAAAGGATGTTGTCCTTCGCTGATTGACGACAACACCGAGAATCTTCAGTTGTGGGGGGAAACCACGACAAGCTCTGGAATCATTGCGCAAGTTCTGATTGTGGGTGTTGACTCTCACAGCATCCATAACCATGTTTCTCGCTACGGAGTATCTCTCCAGTAGGGACAGCGTGCTGTCACCAACGCCAAGGCACGGAAAATGCAGCCAGGAACGCCTTCGCTGGGATAATCCACGACTCGAGAAGGACGAAATAAGCCTCACGGATAACCTTGATACAAGAGGCCAGAATGTAATCCTGACCGGTTCACAAATCACCACGGTCACGCAGACACATCATCTCGTTTGAGCGGTGCTGTCGCAGCCTCACCTGAACCGGTGAAATAGAGGGAGTTAGCAGTCTTAATGCGACTTCGACGACGCTtctctggaagagctgcaCTTGCTGGAGGCTGCCAGGGAGATATTAAGGCTGTATTGAGCGGCTCCGGTCGGTCTTATTCGCACTTTTTCTGAATTGGAACGGCGATGTCAGGTGCCTATAATCCACAGGGTATCACGGTAAGCACCAGACGTATAGAATCCGTCGCAACTCACAACAGGGTTCCTGTCCCTACCCGATCCCGAACTTTCCACCCCAAAGATTGGGTTTTGGGTGTTGAACCTGCTCCATACCGAGCCAGCATTGGCTTCTGCCCGTTCAGGACTGTCCAGGAACTTGTCACAGGATTCATTTAACTTAGATGGAGCTGCGGCTGCCTGAAGCGGGGCTTTCCACGGGCGAAAGGGTAGAATTGGCTCCTGAGGCTTGTTCTTGGGGACCCTGAAGCCAGTGAGCTACTTCTTGATCACCTCAATGGAGCAACAAGTGGAAATCTCTGCTGGCCTGAGAGTAAACTTTTGACTTGACAGCTTGAGAGCACTTCGTAAAGGATATAATGCTGGAATCGAATGACAAGCCGAAGATTTTTGCTGAGGTCTGATGCGATCAGCACCTTCAAGCGCACTGAATACGAATAGTCTGCAGGGATAGGTCAAAGCGACCTTTGATGCCTGTCAGTTCCTGCGGCCAAGACTTTCGGCCGACGGCATACACTCGGAAAGAATTGATAAGCTGAGCTCATACACTCGTGCTCAAAGCCAGTACGTAGTATGCAAGGAGTACGGGAGTACGGAGCAGTACCAAGGAGTCTGACCTCGCAACCACCGTCGAGAGCGAAATTTGAATTGGCCAGATCCGCACGTACTGGTCGTCTTGGAATGAAATGAAAGGGATCAACTGCCCGTCATCCATTGAGGCGTCTACTAAGTACCTGAAATAGGAATCGGGCGATGCAAGCCGCAAGCCACGGTGGAACTCCACTCGCGGAATGTTTCTCCGGAATGGACGTATCTCATAAACGTGCAATCTTTAGCCGTCGTAGTGGCTTATCGGTTTGTGCTGGATCATCAGTTTCAATAGGCTTATCCTGTGCCCTCTTTAGGTGTCTCAAAGGGCGAACCATGAGCTGGGGATGTCACAGATTGGCATCACAGTCGGGATTCGCTTTTCCCGATCGGGCTTTGCGTTTTTCCCTCTCCCAATCATGGGAAGGGAACCCCCCCACGTATGCCACTGCGGTCTGATTGGAATTTTTCCTCAGCTGGACTTATCAACAACCCTGAAGGGCCATGTAATAATGTGTCGATTTTATGGCAGCGATGTTTACCACGACAGCAGATGTCGGGCCCGATAATCCCCCGTCTCGTCGGCCTCCGGTCAGAGTCGCCTGCCTATCCTGGTGTGTATACCGCTGGACTTAAGAGCTGTTTCGAATTCGCAGAATCTGACAGAAATCCTTTCTACAGCCGTGCATCCCGGATTCGCTGTGATGGCCAAAGTGCTTGCTCGAACTGCATCGCGAAAGGCCACACATGCGTCTACATTCCTAGCAGACGGGGAGGACCACGGTATAGCAGAAAAGTGGCCAACGCGGTCGACTCATTCGATGGAAAAGGCGAATCTGGAAGAGGTCTGGAAGAACGCAAATCATCGAActctgatgaagatggtaTGGTTGGTGTGTACGCCGGTTCTGGATACCATATTAACAGTTCTCCTTGTCTGTAGAGTGGTTGAGCCAAATAGTAGACATGAGTGGGCCGGGGGCCGGACTGCGCAGTATCGACACGCCaatggaggagattgaaTCCATCTTTGACTCTGTGTTTGCTCCTATTCCAGGAGAAGCAACACAGGAGCTGGATCCCTCCCTGGCGTCAGACCTAGTCCAACTGTATGGGAGTGATGAGGATATGTAAGACCCTAACAGTAACAACTCACGACATCCGTGGCTGATCATCAGAGCAGGCTAGATGCCTACTACgtcttcatccatccttATCACCCCATTCTACCTCCACCCGAACGCTGGCCCGTATATAACCGCCCCTTGTCTCAGTGGCCAGAGTGTCGGCCATCAAGCCCGCTCAGTCTAGCTATCTCCGCCCTCCTAGTCCTCATTCCACACCCAAATGAGTCCGATCCATTGAGAGCAGAGTATGTGAAGCTTCGCAGGAGTTTTGCGCAATCTTTTGCTCGAGATGCCTTGAACGCAGTAGAGCATGATTCCAGTCTGCTGAACCCATCGAATAATGTGCTCAATGCGGACAGGGCACTGTTCCATCCTAAGGTGCCTTTGCATTTAGAAGGAATTCTGGCTCTGAATCTGCTGAGCGTCTATGAGTACGCACAGCGAGGGAATTTATGCACAATGACTGACCGAGCCAATGAGGCGCTGACATCAGCGATGAAAATGTCGTTGCATGAGTCtcttgaggaggatgaatACGCGGAGGCCCGGCGAAGGACCTGGTGGATGACGGTTAGTTGTTGTCAACACTCTGGTGTTTTCTTTGATAAATCAGCTGAAAGATTCTTGTTGCACACAGTACATGGTGGCGTGTCAAGCAGCCATTGTGAACGGCATGGTAGGTAACTGATCACCGAGGTGTTTGTTGACAAGACTAAAGATCAGTAGCCTGCAACATTCGACCCGTTTGATCCTCGTTTCGTGACACCACTTCCCGAGGTATGTGCTCGATCTTCGGAATAAGGTAGTGCTGTACTCATTTTTCCGAAAAGGGATGGAAGGTTCCTGTCGAGGCGCAGCAGACGCTCCTTGAAACAGTCACGTTCATGACTCACCTCGAGCAAACCAAGGCTTCCGGTCAAAGTGATCAAAGTGACTCTGGGATACGGGAGCGAATGTTGGGACTTGATTCTCAGATCGGATCATTGCTGTTTCTCTGCAGAGACACGCGGTCTGCGCCCAAGATCGTCCCAACTCGACTGGAATCTCCGGAGGTCGCAGCATCCCAGATCATGATCTCTATTGCAGAAATTCGATTGCACACGTGAGCACACTGTTCACAACATCAACACACAAATGATTGCTGACATCTCGCGACTAGAGCCAGAATTAAGGCTCACAGGCTTTGTGCTTTCCAAGATATTCCCAGTTTTCATCAACGACAGTACGAATTCGGACCGTCTCCCACTTTATCTGAATCTGAGGCCCAGCCCGGGTCTTCTTCTGCCACTGAAGCAGAAACCAGCCAGCCTTCAACTCCTTCATCAAGCTCACCTCTGAATTTCATTTTCTCCTCGCACGAATCCTCGAAAATCTGCTTCCACGGTGCCCTTCACATCGTTACCTTACTGAACAACCTTCCTTTTCCTAACCCGACCAACGAGATCCCACTTCGCAGCCCACCATATCTTTCCCAGACAACCCGCGTCGAGATTCCACGAAGCATGCTCACATTTGCCTGCTGTGGAATGCAAGCCGGCTATGTGATGTTAATGCTTTGTCTCAAGGCACGCGCTCTGCGCGATCGCCGAATGGAGGCGTCCAATTTCGCAGACACCCCCTCTCTGACAGCTCTATTGAACGAGCTGCATCAAAACTTACGGCTGCTTGTCAAGTGTTTGAATAACTGCGCAATCGCGTTTGAGGCGCTTTCTGGAATGAGAGGTACTCCCCTTCTGAGATCACCGTTGATTTCGTTGGCTGAACTGACAGAAACTCTCGTCGGACAGACCGAATAGCTCACGCGATGGAGCAAGAATTCCAGAGGTAACCTCATTTGGCTTGCTATTTGCTCGGTTTACGGTTGCGCACAATGTCGATGGCCAGTGCAGCTGGTACACATGCATTTATTGGACGCAGAAGCCTCGGGCAGATGCTGGGCTGGGCTATGCAGCCAAGGTCATGACTATGCCTGAAAGGGATACTCTTGGTACATAGTGCCTATTGAGACCTTCGTCCCCATCGATCTTCATGACCGCTTCCCTTTTTGACATCACCGGCAGAAAGCGTACTTCCCAGTTCGGGACACGATACTTATGATCTGCGGTGACACAACGGTTGTCCTCTGATCGGTCAGGACGGCAACAGATAGACCTATACCTGACTATGCATTGAAATTGCTTAACGTACGTACTTTCACTGTGCTCTGGCATTTCAAAGCCCGCAAATATTGGTTGTCAAAGGGGGAATTACTTTCCTTCCCGGGCCCTTCGCAAGTGTTTTCTGTAGATATATGCTTGAAACTTGTAAATAGGCGGGTGATCTACAATAtcattatatatattatgTGATTTGTTTGTTGATCAATGTGCTATATTTAATATTGGAAGTCTAGCAGTATGAAGCATGTGATCTAGGTGCTTGGCCCAGTACAGGAGCGCAAGGCTCGGGCCGGGCAGAAACACAAGATCGACACTACTACCTAAACCCATCTCCACACCCCCGCCAAAGCTATACCTCTTTCACAATGAAAGATTTGTTTAATAATAGCAAAGGGCAAGGACTAACATATCTACGAGGTAAAGGGTATCTTGGATTGCGCGGCATCAAGTGAAATTATCTGCATCGCAACCCAAGCTCCTGATACATGGAGATCAACCGCTGTCTAACCGTCTTCGCCAGTGGCCACAACTTCCCTAGCACATGCAGCGCGCCCACCGCAAGCTGGATTCTCGCCTTAATCGACTCCTGCTTCTCTGGGATGGAGACAACCAAGCACGCAACTGTGTGCACTACCACACACATGGCAAGCGCGCAGGTGAAGAACGGGGTGCGATATTTGACCGGATTCGGCAGAGTGGCTAGGTTGCACAGCAGATCTGCTGCTCGCAGGAGTTTCTGCGAATGAAGGTCCAGGGAGGCGGAGGGGGGAGTGGTCTCGCGGATTGTTGGGAGGCGGGTGCAGGAGGTATAGGCATGGATGGAGGCGTACCGCATGTTTGATCGAGGGTGGTGGAGGTAGATCAGGGCACTGGGCAGGCTCAGTTTGTTAGTGGGCACGGAAAGAGGCTTGTATAGGTGATGCACGCACAGGTAGCTCGTCATTTGAGCTTGAAAGGTCATTTCATCTAGGCCGCAATGGCTGCCATACGCATCCCGCTGGGATGATGGCAGTTGCATCAATAAGGCGGCCAGCACAGCGTCGATGGTTTCGATCTGAGTATCTAGGTCGATATCCAGCGATCGGTTCAATTCCATGACCATGCCCAGGACGCGCACGGCCTGGATTCTGTATGCGGATGATGGGAACCGCCTTTCCTCGTCGAAGTGCCACTTGTTGGTCAGATCTTTGAACGTCAGATTGCTCGGTATCACCTAGCAGGTAATCAGCGGGGCGCGCCCAGAAGGACACTTAGAACGACGTACCACGTCCCCGGAGTTATAAAGCTCTTCGTCACAAGGCAGCCTCACGTCTGCAGGGCTATGGAACAGTTGGAACGCGCTCTGATCACGCATTGCCGCCAAGAATCCGTCCACAAAGTACAGCTCCCAGTAAGTTCGGCGCCAACTCTCCTCGAGAATAGAATTTCCGCCAGAGTGTTCGGCCGCGAATGCGGCTTTGTTCATACCCAGTTCCAAGGCCAGGTTAACGGCAGCCTGCATAATACGGGTTGCACTGTCTTCGGCGCCACGCGCATGCTCCACAATGGCGAGAAGGACCATTCCCTGAACCATGAATCCGTCGCGAGGCGTCAAGGCGGACAACACGGAATAGGCAGATTGGCGAAAGAGCTCTTTGAGGGACGGATCATGGTGCTGGTGAGCGCCAATGAAGCGCATGATTGAGAGGATGTATTGTGGTATCTTCGCGACTAAGTGAGAGTGCAGTGCTTTCCTTGGGATCAGGAGCGGATGCGAGCGGTGAAAAGTCTGGTAATACAGCTGGATCAGGGGATCATATGCAACTTCGGGTGTTACAGCGTTCTCTAGCTCAGGCCACGCAAGTGCATCCTCTGGCAGCAACGACTGGCGAGCATCGAGCTGTGGTTGGAAGAGTGCTTGACCTATCTGGTTCTGTTAGTGACTCTTCACGTTTATGGCCTCGATCTGAAAAAGGTAGGTCCATACATCTACAAGATCTGTGGTGAGATTTGTCCCACTGGGCCATTCTGAGAAATCGTCTGGATTGACTGCAGAGAAAAGGGAGGCATCgtcatccagaagctgctggGAAGGATTGCTGTTCTTCGTCCGCCCGCGTCTGGATTGGATATAGCGGCATTCCGTACTGGAAGCCTGGCAGCGGCTACATACTGGCATCTGGGCGTCACATTTTAGATGCCGGCGGCGACATGTCATACACGCCAGTGATGACGGGCGCCGGGAAGGCCCGGACAATGTGGAATCTTGCTGCATGGCTATGGTGATACTCGATGGCTTTGTGTCATTATTGAAGTAGATATCCGAGAGTTACAGT containing:
- a CDS encoding transcription factor domain-containing protein, coding for MAKVLARTASRKATHASTFLADGEDHGIAEKWPTRSTHSMEKANLEEVWKNANHRTLMKMFSLSVEWLSQIVDMSGPGAGLRSIDTPMEEIESIFDSVFAPIPGEATQELDPSLASDLVQLYGSDEDMLDAYYVFIHPYHPILPPPERWPVYNRPLSQWPECRPSSPLSLAISALLVLIPHPNESDPLRAEYVKLRRSFAQSFARDALNAVEHDSSLLNPSNNVLNADRALFHPKVPLHLEGILALNLLSVYEYAQRGNLCTMTDRANEALTSAMKMSLHESLEEDEYAEARRRTWWMTYMVACQAAIVNGMISSLQHSTRLILGWKVPVEAQQTLLETVTFMTHLEQTKASGQSDQSDSGIRERMLGLDSQIGSLLFLCRDTRSAPKIVPTRLESPEVAASQIMISIAEIRLHTARIKAHRLCAFQDIPSFHQRQYEFGPSPTLSESEAQPGSSSATEAETSQPSTPSSSSPLNFIFSSHESSKICFHGALHIVTLLNNLPFPNPTNEIPLRSPPYLSQTTRVEIPRSMLTFACCGMQAGYVMLMLCLKARALRDRRMEASNFADTPSLTALLNELHQNLRLLVKCLNNCAIAFEALSGMRGTPLLRSPLISLAELTETLVGQTE
- a CDS encoding Zn(II)2Cys6 transcription factor — encoded protein: MQQDSTLSGPSRRPSSLACMTCRRRHLKCDAQMPVCSRCQASSTECRYIQSRRGRTKNSNPSQQLLDDDASLFSAVNPDDFSEWPSGTNLTTDLVDIGQALFQPQLDARQSLLPEDALAWPELENAVTPEVAYDPLIQLYYQTFHRSHPLLIPRKALHSHLVAKIPQYILSIMRFIGAHQHHDPSLKELFRQSAYSVLSALTPRDGFMVQGMVLLAIVEHARGAEDSATRIMQAAVNLALELGMNKAAFAAEHSGGNSILEESWRRTYWELYFVDGFLAAMRDQSAFQLFHSPADVRLPCDEELYNSGDVVIPSNLTFKDLTNKWHFDEERRFPSSAYRIQAVRVLGMVMELNRSLDIDLDTQIETIDAVLAALLMQLPSSQRDAYGSHCGLDEMTFQAQMTSYLALIYLHHPRSNMRYASIHAYTSCTRLPTIRETTPPSASLDLHSQKLLRAADLLCNLATLPNPVKYRTPFFTCALAMCVVVHTVACLVVSIPEKQESIKARIQLAVGALHVLGKLWPLAKTVRQRLISMYQELGLRCR